One Dromiciops gliroides isolate mDroGli1 chromosome 3, mDroGli1.pri, whole genome shotgun sequence DNA segment encodes these proteins:
- the LOC122745868 gene encoding 60S ribosomal protein L31-like translates to MAPAKKGGEKKKGRSAIKEVVTREYTINIHKRIHGVGFKKRAPRALKEIHKFAMKEMGTPDVRIDTRLNKAVWAKGIRNVPYRIRVRLSRKRNEDEDSANKLYTLVTYVPVTTFKSLQTVDVDEN, encoded by the coding sequence ATGGCTCCCGCAAAGAaaggtggagagaaaaagaagggacgCTCCGCCATCAAGGAGGTGGTGACCAGAGAATACACCATCAACATTCACAAGCGGATTCATGGAGTAGGCTTCAAAAAGCGAGCTCCTCGTGCTCTCAAGGAAATCCACAAATTTGCCATGAAAGAAATGGGAACTCCAGATGTACGCATTGACACCAGACTCAACAAAGCTGTTTGGGCCAAAGGAATAAGGAATGTTCCATACCGTATCCGAGTGCGTTTGTCCAGGAAACGCAATgaggatgaagattcagcaaacaAGCTGTATACCTTGGTTACTTATGTGCCTGTCACCACTTTCAAAAGCTTACAGACAGTTGATGTGGATGAAAACTAA